A genomic segment from Clostridiisalibacter paucivorans DSM 22131 encodes:
- a CDS encoding class I SAM-dependent DNA methyltransferase, which produces MLQYKEFASIYDKLMWDIDYQQWYKYITRILKKYDIKEKRLLEMACGTGSMTKFFSEDMYDITCFDISEEMLVVAYEKLRKCKNVQILNQDMRNFSLNKKFDIVLSLCDSINYITEKEDLMNVFNNVYKHLDEDGIFIFDINSYFKISNIIGNNTFINDEEDVFYTWQSFFDKGDSLGYYDLTFFIYNGSLYERIDEEHIQRAYTTEEIMELLDKSGFKKIDVYQGFSFEDIREKTERINFVARK; this is translated from the coding sequence ATGCTTCAATATAAAGAATTTGCTTCAATATATGACAAACTTATGTGGGATATTGATTATCAACAGTGGTATAAATATATCACAAGGATATTAAAAAAATATGATATTAAAGAAAAAAGATTATTGGAAATGGCCTGTGGCACCGGTAGTATGACTAAATTTTTTTCTGAAGATATGTATGATATAACATGTTTTGATATCTCAGAAGAGATGTTAGTAGTGGCCTATGAAAAACTAAGGAAATGTAAAAATGTACAGATATTGAATCAAGATATGAGAAATTTTTCTTTGAATAAGAAATTTGACATAGTGTTGAGTTTATGTGACAGCATAAACTATATAACAGAAAAAGAGGATTTAATGAATGTATTTAATAATGTATATAAACATTTAGATGAAGATGGGATATTTATTTTTGATATAAATTCATACTTTAAGATAAGTAATATAATAGGAAATAATACTTTTATAAATGATGAAGAAGATGTTTTTTATACTTGGCAAAGCTTTTTTGATAAAGGAGATAGCTTGGGATATTATGATTTAACATTTTTTATTTATAATGGAAGTCTATATGAACGAATAGATGAAGAACATATTCAAAGGGCCTATACAACAGAAGAAATAATGGAACTATTGGACAAATCAGGGTTCAAAAAAATAGACGTGTATCAGGGCTTTTCTTTTGAAGATATAAGAGAAAAAACAGAAAGAATAAATTTTGTGGCAAGAAAATGA
- a CDS encoding cold-shock protein, with translation MEKGTVKWFNASKGYGFITRENGDDVFVHYSAIQTDGFKTLDEGQEVEFEIVEGDKGPQATNVVKL, from the coding sequence ATGGAAAAAGGAACAGTTAAATGGTTTAATGCATCTAAAGGATATGGCTTTATAACAAGAGAAAATGGTGATGATGTATTCGTACATTATTCAGCTATCCAAACAGATGGATTCAAAACATTAGATGAAGGACAAGAAGTTGAATTTGAAATAGTTGAAGGAGACAAAGGTCCTCAAGCAACTAATGTTGTAAAACTATAA